A region of Vigna radiata var. radiata cultivar VC1973A chromosome 10, Vradiata_ver6, whole genome shotgun sequence DNA encodes the following proteins:
- the LOC106775425 gene encoding probable C-terminal domain small phosphatase yields MVSKVKRGPVKSIKDLRNNNSRRWRRKTPIKNVVAASSAALASIRRRITKLFSKIARISTTHKKKATSYKILKKITTTEEHEEQLDAIRRTLVFDDATATPLLPPSLSVRKTVFLDLDETLVHSHPSPPPEHFDFVVRPVIDGQPMDFYVLKRPGVDEFLETLASKYEVVVFTAALREYASMVLDRLDRNRFISHRLYRDSCRHIDGKLVKDLNETGRDLKRVVIVDDNPNSFSNQPENAILIRPFVDDIFDRELWKLRSFFDGSDCCDDMRDAVKRYQQR; encoded by the exons atggTATCAAAGGTGAAGAGAGGACCAGTGAAGTCCATCAAGGACCTTCGTAACAACAACAGCCGTCGTTGGCGCCGGAAAACTCCCATAAAAAATGTGGTGGCGGCATCCTCTGCTGCCCTGGCTTCCATCCGCCGCCGTATTACAAAACTCTTCTCAAAGATCGCTCGCATCAGCACCACCCACAAGAAAAAAGCAACCTCTTACAAGATCCTCAAAAAGATAACAACAACAGAAGAACACGAAGAGCAACTCGATGCCATTCGCCGCACCCTGGTTTTCGACGACGCCACCGCCACACCGCTCCTCCCTCCCTCCCTCTCCGTCCGTAAAACCGTGTTCCTTGACCTTGACGAAACGCTTGTCCACTCCCACCCCTCGCCGCCGCCGGAGCACTTTGATTTCGTCGTCCGGCCGGTCATCGACGGCCAGCCCATGGACTTCTATGTCCTCAAGCGCCCCGGCGTCGACGAGTTCCTTGAGACCCTCGCCTCTAAGTATGAGGTTGTCGTTTTCACGGCGGCGCTAAGGGAGTACGCGTCCATGGTGCTGGACAGGCTGGACCGGAACCGTTTCATCTCGCACCGGCTCTACCGTGATTCGTGCCGCCACATAGACGGGAAGCTCGTGAAGGACCTTAACGAAACTGGTCGCGATCTCAAACGGGTGGTTATAGTGGATGATAACCCGAATTCCTTTTCGAACCAACCCGAGAATGCTATTCTGATTCGGCCCTTCGTGGATGATATTTTCGACCGGGAGCTTTGGAAATTGAGAAGCTTTTTTGATGGGTCTGATTGCTGTGATGACATGAGAGATGCTGTTAAGCGCTATCAGCAAC GTTAG